A stretch of the Panicum virgatum strain AP13 chromosome 9N, P.virgatum_v5, whole genome shotgun sequence genome encodes the following:
- the LOC120688547 gene encoding probable cinnamyl alcohol dehydrogenase 1 has protein sequence MASESGDGNCDAWAARDPSGVLSPYKFDRRSVQSGDVSLKITHCGVCYADVIWTQNRHNDSKYPLVPGHEIAGVVTEVGSDVKGFKVGDHVGVGTYVNSCRDCENCNSSLENHCPRSVFTFNGIDTDGTVTKGGYSTHIVVHERYCFKIPDGYPLAKAAPLLCAGITVYTPMMRHNMNQPGKSLGVIGLGGLGHMAVKFGKAFGLKVTVFSTSESKRDEAINLLGADNFVISSNTQQMESLKNSLHFIVDTASGDHPFDPYLSLLKVGGVMAIVCFPSEIKVHPASLNLGARTLSGSITGGTKDIQEMVNFCAANKIYPEIEIIKIDYINEALTRLVNRDVKYRFVIDIENSFK, from the exons ATGGCTTCTGAATCAGGGGACGGCAACTGCGATGCTTGGGCAGCGAGAGATCCTTCTGGAGTTCTCTCACCATACAAGTTTGACCGCAG GTCAGTGCAAAGTGGCGATGTTTCGCTGAAGATTACACACTGTGGAGTCTGTTATGCTGACGTTATTTGGACACAAAATAGGCACAATGATTCGAAATATCCTTTGGTTCCTGG GCATGAGATAGCAGGAGTTGTAACTGAGGTCGGTTCAGACGTCAAAGGCTTTAAAGTAGGTGACCATGTAGGTGTTGGAACCTATGTGAACTCATGCCGAGATTGTGAGAATTGCAATAGCTCTCTAGAGAACCACTGCCCAAGATCAGTTTTTACTTTCAATGGCATTGATACAGATGGCACTGTCACAAAAGGGGGTTACTCCACTCACATTGTAGTCCATGAAAG GTACTGCTTCAAAATACCAGATGGCTACCCTTTGGCAAAGGCAGCACCTCTTCTATGTGCCGGAATTACTGTGTATACTCCAATGATGCGACACAACATGAACCAACCTGGAAAATCACTAGGGGTCATTGGACTAGGTGGGCTGGGTCACATGGCAGTGAAATTTGGTAAAGCCTTTGGTCTTAAGGTCACAGTTTTCAGTACAAGTGAATCAAAGAGAGATGAAGCCATCAACCTCCTTGGAGCAGATAATTTTGTTATATCATCAAACACACAGCAGATGGAG TCCCTCAAAAACTCTCTGCACTTCATAGTTGACACTGCTTCTGGTGACCATCCATTTGATCCGTATCTCTCACTCCTTAAGGTTGGTGGTGTGATGGCAATAGTGTGCTTTCCAAGTGAGATCAAAGTGCATCCTGCAAGCCTTAATCTTG GTGCACGTACCTTGTCTGGTAGTATTACTGGAGGTACAAAAGACATCCAAGAAATGGTTAACTTCTGTGCAGCAAACAAAATCTATCCAGAGATTGAGATCATCAAGATAGATTATATCAATGAGGCTCTCACA